A genomic stretch from Georgenia muralis includes:
- a CDS encoding FtsW/RodA/SpoVE family cell cycle protein yields MAIVTEQRARTGRGAELGLLVLALLVGLGAYAQVALAVTGTLPPDLLTRGGALAGLALVVHLVVRWRAPYADPVLLPIVVALNGIGLSMIYRIDLALGDGGNASRQMLWTLVGATAAMVVLWFLRDHRHLRRYTYTAMVVGLVLLLLPMLPGLGVNINGARIWIRLLGMSFQPAELAKIVLAVFFAGYLVSNRDNLALAGPKLLGLQLPRPRDLGPILLAWGVSLVVLVLERDLGTSLLFFGLFVAMLYVATERLSWVLIGLLLFAGGAAAAAALFPHVGARVDVWLHALEPEFYNRDPGGSGQLVQGLFGMASGGLMGTGWGEGEPQLVPFANSDFIVASLGEELGLTGLLAILLMYLVLAQRGMRAAIGVRDGFGKLLGSGLAFVLAFQAFVVVGGITRLIPLTGLTMPFLALGGSSLVSNWIILALLLRISDAARRPAPPLPAVPAGEGEVIPVGGASAGGARRPGAGRAPGSDRPDDGQATEVVRR; encoded by the coding sequence ATGGCGATCGTCACCGAGCAGCGGGCCCGCACCGGACGAGGTGCGGAGCTCGGGCTGCTCGTCCTCGCGCTGCTCGTCGGGCTCGGCGCCTACGCCCAGGTCGCCCTCGCCGTCACGGGCACGCTGCCCCCGGACCTGCTCACCCGCGGCGGTGCGCTGGCGGGGCTGGCGCTCGTCGTGCACCTCGTGGTGCGCTGGCGCGCCCCGTACGCCGACCCGGTCCTCCTGCCGATCGTCGTCGCCCTCAACGGCATCGGGCTGTCGATGATCTACCGGATCGACCTGGCCCTCGGCGACGGCGGCAACGCGAGCCGGCAGATGCTGTGGACGCTCGTGGGGGCCACCGCCGCGATGGTGGTCCTGTGGTTCCTGCGTGACCACCGGCACCTGCGCCGCTACACCTACACCGCGATGGTCGTCGGTCTGGTGCTCCTGCTGCTGCCGATGCTGCCCGGGCTCGGGGTCAACATCAACGGCGCACGCATCTGGATCCGCCTGCTCGGCATGTCCTTCCAGCCCGCAGAGCTCGCCAAGATCGTCCTCGCGGTCTTCTTCGCCGGCTACCTCGTCTCCAACCGGGACAACCTCGCCCTGGCTGGCCCGAAGCTCCTCGGTCTGCAGCTGCCCCGGCCCCGCGACCTCGGCCCCATCCTCCTGGCCTGGGGCGTCTCCCTGGTCGTCCTCGTGCTCGAGCGCGACCTGGGCACCTCGCTGCTCTTCTTCGGCCTGTTCGTGGCCATGCTGTACGTGGCCACCGAGCGGCTGAGCTGGGTCCTCATCGGCCTGCTCCTCTTCGCCGGTGGCGCCGCGGCGGCCGCGGCCCTGTTCCCCCACGTCGGGGCCCGCGTCGACGTCTGGCTCCACGCGCTCGAGCCCGAGTTCTACAACCGCGACCCCGGCGGCTCGGGCCAGCTGGTCCAGGGCCTGTTCGGCATGGCCTCGGGCGGGCTCATGGGCACCGGCTGGGGCGAGGGCGAGCCGCAGCTCGTGCCGTTCGCGAACTCCGACTTCATCGTCGCCTCCCTCGGGGAGGAGCTGGGCCTGACGGGCCTGCTCGCGATCCTCCTCATGTACCTCGTCCTGGCGCAGCGGGGCATGCGCGCGGCCATCGGGGTGCGCGACGGCTTCGGCAAGCTCCTCGGCTCCGGCCTCGCCTTCGTCCTCGCCTTCCAGGCGTTCGTCGTCGTCGGCGGGATCACCCGCCTCATCCCCCTCACCGGCCTGACGATGCCGTTCCTGGCGCTCGGCGGCTCCTCGCTGGTGTCGAACTGGATCATCCTCGCGCTGCTGCTGCGCATCTCCGACGCCGCCCGCCGCCCCGCACCGCCGCTGCCGGCCGTTCCCGCGGGCGAGGGTGAGGTCATCCCGGTCGGCGGGGCGTCCGCCGGGGGGGCCCGCAGGCCGGGTGCGGGCCGCGCGCCCGGGTCGGACCGGCCCGACGACGGGCAGGCGACCGAGGTGGTGCGCCGGTGA
- a CDS encoding FHA domain-containing protein FhaB/FipA: protein MSELVVTLLRVGYLLVLWLFVVAALVVLRNDIFGTKVTPRGPGRGPRRPSPRPSRPAARNGPSRLVVTQGPLAGTTIPLGASSILVGRAAACTLVLDDDYSSNRHARFFPKDDGWWVEDLRSTNGTYVNGERLDQPVPLPVGTPVRIGQTLVELRR, encoded by the coding sequence ATGAGCGAGCTCGTCGTCACCCTGCTGCGCGTGGGCTACCTCCTGGTGCTGTGGCTCTTCGTCGTGGCGGCCCTGGTCGTGCTGCGCAACGACATCTTCGGCACCAAGGTCACCCCGCGGGGGCCCGGCCGTGGCCCCCGCCGCCCGTCGCCCCGGCCCTCCCGGCCGGCGGCCCGCAACGGCCCGAGCCGGCTCGTGGTGACCCAGGGCCCCCTCGCCGGCACGACCATCCCGCTGGGCGCCTCGTCGATCCTCGTCGGCCGGGCCGCTGCCTGCACGCTCGTCCTCGACGACGACTACTCCTCCAACCGACACGCCCGCTTCTTCCCCAAGGACGACGGCTGGTGGGTGGAGGACCTGCGCTCGACGAACGGCACGTACGTCAACGGCGAGCGCCTCGACCAGCCCGTGCCGCTGCCGGTCGGCACCCCGGTCCGCATCGGGCAGACCCTCGTCGAGCTGCGCCGGTGA
- a CDS encoding peptidoglycan D,D-transpeptidase FtsI family protein — MNDQIRRLAGVVAVMFLALFVSVTSVQFFQAPDLNADGRNVRTVYREFGRDRGPIVVAGTPVATSTPVDDVYGFQRSYDPGAPYAHVTGYFSTVFNSITGLELAANDVLNGTSSSLLLERIQSLFTGDQPQGGAVELTLDPAAQEAAIAGLGDREGAVVALDPATGAILAMVSTPSFDPNALATRSRTEAETAFAELSADPAQPLVNRAVAGDQYAPGSSFKVITAAAMLEAGATPETMVEAPTELELPQSTAVLRNPGQRACGDGSGEVTLVAAFRQSCNTPFALAAMDLGEEDLRAQAEAFGFGAELAVPLEVTPSRYPETESQAELAMSGIGEASVRVTPLQMAMVAAAVANDGIQMQPYLVARELTADLEVASTTEPTDLRESVSAGTAEALTQMMVEVVADGTGGPAQIPGVEVAGKTGTAENAEGVDPHAWFIGFAPAQDPQVAVAVVVENGGDGGTNAGPIAREVMQAVLR, encoded by the coding sequence GTGAACGACCAGATCCGCCGCCTCGCCGGGGTCGTCGCCGTGATGTTCCTGGCGCTGTTCGTCTCGGTGACCTCGGTGCAGTTCTTCCAGGCGCCCGACCTCAACGCCGACGGGCGCAACGTGCGCACCGTGTACCGCGAGTTCGGCCGGGACCGCGGACCGATCGTCGTCGCCGGCACGCCGGTGGCCACCTCGACGCCGGTCGACGACGTCTACGGGTTCCAGCGCTCGTACGACCCGGGTGCGCCGTACGCCCACGTCACCGGGTACTTCTCCACGGTCTTCAACTCCATCACCGGTCTCGAGCTCGCCGCGAACGACGTCCTGAACGGAACCTCCAGCTCGCTGCTCCTCGAGCGCATCCAGTCCCTCTTCACGGGCGACCAGCCGCAGGGCGGCGCCGTCGAGCTCACCCTCGACCCCGCCGCGCAGGAGGCCGCCATCGCCGGCCTCGGCGACCGGGAGGGCGCCGTCGTCGCCCTCGACCCGGCCACCGGCGCCATCCTGGCGATGGTCTCCACGCCGAGCTTCGACCCCAACGCGCTGGCGACCCGCTCCCGGACCGAGGCCGAGACGGCGTTCGCCGAGCTGAGCGCCGACCCCGCCCAGCCGCTCGTCAACCGGGCCGTCGCGGGCGACCAGTACGCCCCCGGGTCGAGCTTCAAGGTGATCACCGCCGCGGCGATGCTCGAGGCGGGCGCCACCCCCGAGACCATGGTCGAGGCACCCACCGAGCTCGAGCTGCCCCAGTCGACGGCGGTGCTGCGCAACCCCGGGCAGCGGGCGTGCGGCGACGGCTCGGGCGAGGTGACGCTGGTGGCCGCCTTCCGGCAGTCCTGCAACACCCCCTTCGCCCTCGCCGCGATGGACCTGGGCGAGGAGGACCTGCGCGCGCAGGCGGAGGCCTTCGGCTTCGGCGCCGAGCTCGCCGTGCCGCTCGAGGTGACGCCCTCGCGCTACCCCGAGACGGAGAGCCAGGCCGAGCTCGCGATGTCCGGTATCGGCGAGGCGAGCGTCCGGGTGACCCCGCTGCAGATGGCGATGGTCGCGGCGGCCGTCGCCAACGACGGCATCCAGATGCAGCCCTACCTCGTCGCGCGCGAGCTCACGGCCGACCTCGAGGTGGCCTCGACGACCGAGCCCACCGACCTGCGCGAGTCGGTCTCGGCCGGGACCGCCGAGGCGCTGACCCAGATGATGGTCGAGGTCGTCGCCGACGGCACCGGCGGACCCGCACAGATCCCGGGGGTCGAGGTGGCCGGCAAGACCGGCACCGCCGAGAACGCCGAGGGCGTCGACCCCCACGCGTGGTTCATCGGCTTCGCCCCCGCGCAGGACCCGCAGGTGGCGGTCGCCGTCGTCGTGGAGAACGGCGGCGACGGCGGCACGAACGCCGGTCCGATCGCGCGCGAGGTCATGCAGGCGGTGCTCCGGTGA
- a CDS encoding spore germination protein GerW family protein, translating into MREESHLRTLAETLRDAPTVRRAFGEAHESDGATVIPVATVLGAGGLGYGSGGPDAGPAAGEGGGGGHALRVRPLGVYVIRAGEVTWQPVTDPSRVILGGQVVGALALLLLARALRRR; encoded by the coding sequence ATGAGGGAAGAGTCCCACCTGCGCACGCTCGCCGAGACGCTGCGCGACGCGCCGACGGTCCGGCGGGCGTTCGGGGAGGCGCACGAGTCCGACGGCGCCACCGTCATCCCGGTCGCCACGGTGCTCGGCGCCGGTGGCCTCGGGTACGGCTCGGGTGGTCCTGACGCTGGGCCGGCGGCCGGGGAGGGCGGTGGTGGGGGCCACGCCCTGCGTGTCCGACCGCTCGGGGTCTACGTGATCCGCGCCGGTGAGGTCACGTGGCAGCCCGTCACGGATCCGAGCCGGGTCATCCTCGGTGGCCAGGTCGTCGGAGCGCTGGCACTCCTGCTGCTGGCCCGCGCGCTCCGCCGTCGCTGA
- a CDS encoding DUF881 domain-containing protein encodes MEHHSDPPEPGAAELARPQRPHTARRPLPTLLRAGSVGTAAVAALAGLLFATGAQIFAGDSSRDAADITDLARDEAERLLELEEDNAGLRAAIQPYLDAEPAPTSEGGGAFLAALAAGSETAAGPGLRVELWDAPVDGQDSDIPPDALVVHQQDLEAVMNALWAGGAEAMAVQGHRVVSTTGVRCVGNVLHIQGRIYSPPFRVEAIGDPEQLRTSLLSAEGVQIYLQYVDAVGLGWSVEETGLELPAYSGSLSLRHAEVIEEGTA; translated from the coding sequence GTGGAGCACCACAGCGATCCGCCCGAGCCCGGCGCCGCGGAGCTCGCGAGGCCGCAGCGCCCCCACACGGCGCGACGGCCCCTCCCCACCCTCCTGCGTGCCGGGTCCGTCGGGACCGCCGCGGTCGCCGCGCTCGCGGGTCTGCTCTTCGCCACGGGCGCCCAGATCTTCGCCGGCGACAGCTCACGCGACGCCGCGGACATCACCGACCTCGCACGTGACGAGGCCGAGCGCCTCCTCGAGCTCGAGGAGGACAACGCCGGCCTCCGTGCCGCTATCCAGCCTTACCTCGACGCCGAGCCGGCTCCGACGAGCGAGGGCGGGGGCGCCTTCCTCGCGGCACTGGCAGCCGGGAGCGAGACGGCCGCGGGGCCCGGCCTGCGCGTCGAGCTCTGGGACGCCCCCGTCGACGGCCAGGACTCCGACATCCCCCCGGACGCGCTCGTGGTCCACCAGCAGGACCTCGAGGCCGTCATGAACGCGCTGTGGGCGGGCGGCGCCGAGGCGATGGCGGTGCAGGGCCACCGGGTCGTCTCCACCACCGGCGTGCGCTGCGTGGGCAACGTCCTCCACATCCAGGGCCGGATCTACTCACCACCCTTCCGTGTCGAGGCGATCGGCGACCCCGAACAGCTGCGCACGTCGCTCCTCTCCGCCGAGGGCGTGCAGATCTACCTCCAGTACGTCGACGCCGTCGGCCTGGGTTGGTCGGTCGAGGAGACCGGGCTCGAGCTCCCCGCCTACAGCGGATCCCTGAGCCTGCGCCACGCCGAGGTCATCGAGGAGGGCACCGCATGA
- a CDS encoding FhaA domain-containing protein — translation MGLLDRFEKGVEHVVSTAFAKAFRSEVKPVELASAIRREMDERAAAVSRERTVVPNDFVVQLAPSDLEQIDQWGADALADEMAGAATEHAQSQRYSFVGPVEVAFEQDEALTTGRFTVRSATRRGAVAPATTTAPSARHPIVDIDGQRYLLTGPVTVVGRGSEADIIVDDSGVSRRHLEIRVTPGGVIATDLGSTNGTFVEGHRIDAATLVDGNTITIGRTRIMFWTGADDADDAR, via the coding sequence ATGGGTCTGCTGGACCGCTTCGAGAAGGGCGTCGAGCACGTCGTCTCCACCGCCTTCGCCAAGGCGTTCCGCAGCGAGGTCAAGCCCGTGGAGCTCGCCTCGGCGATCCGCCGCGAGATGGACGAGCGCGCCGCCGCGGTCTCCCGCGAGCGCACGGTCGTGCCGAACGACTTCGTCGTGCAGCTCGCCCCCTCCGACCTCGAGCAGATCGACCAGTGGGGCGCCGATGCCCTGGCCGACGAGATGGCCGGCGCAGCCACCGAGCACGCCCAGTCCCAGCGGTACTCCTTCGTCGGCCCGGTCGAGGTGGCGTTCGAGCAGGACGAGGCCCTGACGACCGGCCGCTTCACCGTGCGGTCGGCCACCCGGCGCGGCGCGGTCGCCCCCGCGACGACGACCGCCCCGAGCGCGCGCCACCCCATCGTCGACATCGACGGTCAGCGCTACCTCCTCACCGGGCCCGTCACGGTCGTCGGCCGGGGCAGTGAGGCCGACATCATCGTCGACGACTCCGGTGTCTCCCGGCGCCACCTCGAGATCCGGGTGACCCCCGGGGGCGTCATCGCCACCGACCTGGGCTCGACCAACGGCACCTTCGTCGAGGGCCACCGCATCGACGCGGCCACCCTCGTGGACGGCAACACCATCACGATCGGCCGCACCCGGATCATGTTCTGGACCGGCGCCGACGACGCCGACGACGCCCGGTGA
- a CDS encoding aminodeoxychorismate/anthranilate synthase component II, translated as MSRILVIDNYDSFVYTIVGYLQQLGARTTVVRNDEVPALDGFDGVLVSPGPGAPKEAGASMEVIEACADRELPMLGVCLGHQALGEVFGGVVTHAPELMHGSTSVVEHTGEGVFDGLPSPFTATRYHSLAVVRETVPDELVITAATGSGIVMGLQHRTLPLHGVQFHPESVLTEGGHRLLANWLTTTGDDDAVDRSQGLAPLVRR; from the coding sequence GTGAGCAGGATCCTCGTCATCGACAACTACGACAGCTTCGTCTACACGATCGTCGGCTACCTCCAGCAGCTCGGCGCCCGGACCACGGTCGTGCGCAACGACGAGGTGCCCGCACTGGACGGCTTCGACGGGGTGCTCGTCTCGCCCGGACCTGGGGCCCCCAAGGAGGCCGGCGCCTCGATGGAGGTCATCGAGGCGTGCGCCGACCGCGAGCTGCCGATGCTGGGGGTGTGCCTGGGTCACCAGGCGCTCGGCGAGGTCTTCGGCGGCGTCGTGACCCATGCCCCCGAGCTCATGCACGGAAGCACGTCCGTCGTGGAGCACACCGGCGAGGGGGTCTTCGACGGACTGCCGAGCCCGTTCACCGCCACGCGGTACCACTCCCTCGCCGTGGTCCGTGAGACGGTCCCCGACGAGCTGGTCATCACCGCGGCGACCGGCTCGGGCATCGTCATGGGCCTGCAGCACCGCACCCTGCCCCTGCACGGGGTCCAGTTCCACCCCGAGTCGGTGCTCACCGAGGGCGGGCACCGGCTGCTCGCGAACTGGCTCACCACGACCGGCGACGACGACGCGGTGGACCGCTCGCAGGGACTGGCCCCCCTCGTGCGGAGGTAG
- the pknB gene encoding Stk1 family PASTA domain-containing Ser/Thr kinase has protein sequence MVDEIPRVLAGRYEVGELIGRGGMAEVHIGYDSRLSRTVAIKVLRSDLARDATFQARFRREAQSSAALNHPSIVAVYDTGEEQVTSSSGRTTTVPFIVMEYVEGHTVRSLLSGGDPVPIDEAVEIVAGVLSALEYSHREGIVHRDIKPGNIMLTPTGAVKVMDFGIARAIADSAATMTQTHAVVGTAQYLSPEQARGEVVDARSDLYSTGCLLFELLTGQPPFTGDSAVAVAYQHVREMPKAPSTITPDIPEVLDRVVLKSLAKDREDRYADAAHMRTDLLAAVRGGQVQAPTAAFWAAGAAAGAAAATAPLGAAAATRTMTAATPTTTAGNGNGLPPEDEDRRGSRWWVWLLALLGVAAAAGIVALIVTREDEPPPVTVVAVPDLTGMDQVEARQELEADGLVFALGEAVQSDTVEEGLFVEATPAVGTEVETGETVTVSFSAGPSAVEVPDVRGLDQDQATAELQRAELERGRVTEENVDASVAVGDVISSSPAAGEAVPPGTTVDLVIASANVDLPGLTGRTEAEASQILSDLDLGVRIVEQESGDFAPGTVLEQSHPEGVVERGTTVTLTVAIAPPEPEPTTAPPTTEPPTTEPPTTAPPTTAPPTEAPADEG, from the coding sequence GTGGTGGACGAGATCCCGCGCGTTCTTGCCGGCCGCTACGAGGTCGGCGAGCTCATCGGACGCGGCGGCATGGCCGAGGTGCACATCGGCTACGACAGCCGGCTCTCGCGCACCGTGGCGATCAAGGTGCTCCGCAGCGACCTCGCCCGTGACGCCACGTTCCAGGCGCGGTTCCGCCGCGAGGCGCAGTCCTCGGCCGCGCTGAACCACCCCTCGATCGTGGCGGTGTACGACACGGGCGAGGAGCAGGTCACGTCGTCGTCCGGTCGGACCACCACGGTGCCGTTCATCGTCATGGAGTACGTGGAGGGGCACACGGTCCGGAGCCTCCTCTCGGGCGGGGACCCCGTCCCGATCGACGAGGCGGTGGAGATCGTCGCCGGCGTCCTGTCCGCGCTGGAGTACTCCCACCGCGAGGGCATCGTCCACCGGGACATCAAGCCCGGGAACATCATGCTCACCCCCACCGGGGCGGTGAAGGTGATGGACTTCGGCATCGCCCGGGCGATCGCGGACTCGGCCGCGACGATGACGCAGACCCACGCCGTCGTGGGCACCGCCCAGTACCTCTCGCCCGAGCAGGCCCGCGGCGAGGTCGTCGACGCCCGCTCGGACCTGTACTCGACCGGGTGCCTGCTCTTCGAGCTGCTCACCGGCCAGCCGCCCTTCACCGGGGACTCCGCCGTCGCCGTGGCCTACCAGCACGTCCGGGAGATGCCGAAAGCGCCGTCGACCATCACCCCCGACATCCCCGAGGTGCTCGACCGGGTGGTCCTGAAGTCGCTGGCGAAGGACCGCGAGGACCGCTACGCCGACGCCGCCCACATGCGCACCGACCTCCTCGCCGCCGTCCGCGGTGGGCAGGTCCAGGCCCCGACCGCCGCCTTCTGGGCCGCGGGCGCGGCGGCCGGGGCGGCTGCGGCCACGGCACCGCTCGGCGCCGCCGCGGCCACCCGCACGATGACCGCCGCCACGCCCACCACGACCGCCGGAAACGGCAACGGCCTGCCGCCCGAGGACGAGGACCGCCGCGGCTCGCGGTGGTGGGTCTGGCTGCTCGCCCTGCTGGGCGTGGCGGCCGCCGCCGGCATCGTCGCCCTCATCGTCACCCGCGAGGACGAGCCGCCGCCGGTCACCGTGGTCGCCGTCCCGGACCTCACCGGGATGGACCAGGTCGAGGCCCGCCAGGAGCTCGAGGCCGACGGCCTCGTCTTCGCCCTCGGGGAGGCGGTCCAGTCCGACACCGTGGAGGAGGGGCTCTTCGTCGAGGCCACCCCGGCGGTGGGGACCGAGGTCGAGACGGGCGAGACGGTCACCGTCTCGTTCTCGGCCGGCCCGAGCGCGGTCGAGGTGCCGGACGTGCGCGGTCTCGACCAGGACCAGGCCACCGCCGAGCTCCAGCGTGCCGAGCTCGAGCGGGGCCGGGTGACCGAGGAGAACGTCGACGCGTCGGTCGCCGTCGGCGACGTCATCAGCTCCTCACCCGCCGCCGGCGAGGCGGTGCCGCCGGGGACGACCGTGGACCTGGTCATCGCCAGCGCCAACGTCGACCTGCCGGGCCTGACCGGACGGACCGAGGCCGAGGCGTCGCAGATCCTCTCCGACCTCGACCTGGGGGTGCGGATCGTCGAGCAGGAGTCCGGCGACTTCGCGCCCGGGACCGTCCTGGAGCAGTCCCACCCGGAGGGTGTCGTGGAGCGCGGCACGACCGTGACCCTCACGGTGGCGATCGCGCCGCCGGAGCCCGAGCCGACGACGGCGCCGCCGACGACCGAGCCCCCCACGACCGAGCCCCCCACCACGGCCCCGCCCACCACGGCGCCGCCCACGGAGGCGCCGGCGGACGAGGGCTGA
- a CDS encoding PP2C family protein-serine/threonine phosphatase has protein sequence MSPAMSLQMRFAARSDVGLVRASNQDSGYAGPHLLVLADGMGGPAGGDVASSVAVAHLAVLDDAHGADDLLDLLRGAVASAHAELVERSDADEDLAGLGTTCTAILRSGNKLAMVHIGDSRAYLLRDGTLTQVTTDHTFVQYLVSTGRLTPEQAERHPQRNVILRALGDNDGEVELDESLRETRAGDRWLLASDGLFGVVSNETIADTLATVEDPGTCADELVALALRAGGPDNVTVVIADVLPTGQSVDTTPQVVGSAAADRRRATRGGDGPAARAAALVRAASPDAAEANDDDEPVRRRWVGVVVATLLILAAVAGGLWAAWSWTQTQYFVAPSGQYVAIYRGIPQELGSLRLATLHERTDLRVGDLTQVAQDRLDSPITRDSLAGAETVVENLRSSVVEEPTRRPEPTATTEPGATTEPGATEEPGPSESATTGAG, from the coding sequence GTGAGCCCCGCGATGAGCCTGCAGATGCGCTTCGCCGCCCGGTCCGACGTCGGCCTCGTCCGCGCGTCCAACCAGGACTCGGGCTACGCCGGCCCCCACCTCCTCGTCCTCGCCGACGGCATGGGCGGACCGGCCGGCGGCGACGTCGCGTCCTCGGTGGCCGTCGCGCACCTCGCCGTCCTCGACGACGCCCACGGCGCCGACGATCTCCTGGACCTGCTGCGCGGGGCGGTGGCCTCGGCCCACGCCGAGCTCGTCGAGCGCTCGGACGCCGACGAGGACCTCGCCGGCCTCGGCACGACCTGCACGGCGATCCTGCGCTCGGGCAACAAGCTGGCGATGGTCCACATCGGCGACTCGCGCGCCTACCTCCTGCGCGACGGGACGCTCACCCAGGTCACCACCGACCACACCTTCGTGCAGTACCTCGTCTCGACCGGGCGCCTCACCCCGGAGCAGGCGGAGCGCCACCCGCAGCGCAACGTCATCCTGCGGGCGCTGGGGGACAACGACGGCGAGGTCGAGCTCGACGAGTCGCTGCGCGAGACCCGGGCCGGCGACCGCTGGCTGCTGGCCTCCGACGGCCTCTTCGGCGTCGTCTCCAACGAGACCATCGCCGACACCCTCGCCACGGTCGAGGACCCGGGCACCTGCGCCGACGAGCTCGTCGCCCTCGCGCTGCGCGCGGGCGGCCCGGACAACGTCACGGTCGTCATCGCCGACGTGCTGCCCACCGGGCAGAGCGTGGACACCACCCCGCAGGTGGTCGGCTCCGCGGCGGCCGACCGGCGACGCGCCACCCGGGGCGGGGACGGTCCCGCCGCCCGAGCCGCCGCGCTCGTGCGCGCCGCCTCCCCCGACGCCGCCGAGGCCAACGACGACGACGAGCCGGTCCGCCGGCGCTGGGTCGGCGTCGTGGTCGCGACCCTGCTGATCCTCGCCGCGGTGGCCGGCGGTCTCTGGGCCGCGTGGTCCTGGACCCAGACCCAGTACTTCGTCGCCCCGTCGGGACAGTACGTGGCGATCTACCGCGGCATCCCGCAGGAGCTCGGGTCCCTGCGCCTGGCGACCCTCCACGAGCGCACCGACCTGCGTGTCGGCGACCTCACCCAGGTCGCGCAGGACCGCCTCGACAGCCCCATCACCCGTGACTCCCTCGCCGGTGCCGAGACCGTGGTGGAGAACCTGCGCTCCAGCGTCGTCGAGGAGCCGACCCGACGGCCGGAACCCACCGCGACGACGGAACCCGGCGCGACGACGGAGCCCGGCGCGACCGAGGAACCCGGTCCGAGCGAGTCCGCGACCACCGGGGCAGGCTGA
- a CDS encoding serine/threonine-protein kinase, whose translation MRPEAGLVLGARYELTTRIAVGGMGEVWEATDRRLGRTVAAKVMRAELAGDELFLSRLRAEARNTAGLRHENLAMLLDHGEQEGSGYLVMELVRGETLADLLERERRIAPADLVPILVQACRGLHAAHTAGVVHRDVKPANVLIGASGQVKLTDFGISLAANQAPMTSAGMVMGTAQYLPPEQAMGKPATAAGDVYALGVLAYECLAGHRPFTGETQVDIAFAHVNTPLPPLPGTVPAPLRAVVEQMLAKDPAARPASALACARALETVAADLGAAPTRRTRREPVVDRVRRSLLAPPTGAMPLADRGARAPEDPLPRRREIHRASDRSPLTPGGRTAGAPGEPSDSRRGGGERPLPPGSTAFAGPPSSTSVAGPPAPPPAVRTAAAAPPGASRTATLTPPSAARRATWLDAPAPHPDDLVMVGTLRSATTPAAAHDPARTRAGAEDGGDRAATRRALRRAAQRSWTVPTWTEVAADRIWLRAMAVVLAILVALALLALGTLGRGGSSAAGPPATESTMQIRTTEKDD comes from the coding sequence GTGAGGCCCGAGGCCGGGCTGGTCCTGGGCGCCCGGTACGAGCTGACCACCCGGATCGCCGTCGGGGGCATGGGCGAGGTGTGGGAGGCCACCGACCGGCGCCTCGGCCGCACGGTCGCGGCCAAGGTCATGCGCGCCGAGCTGGCCGGCGACGAGCTCTTCCTCTCCCGGCTGCGGGCCGAGGCGCGCAACACGGCGGGGCTGCGCCACGAGAACCTCGCGATGCTGCTCGACCACGGCGAGCAGGAGGGCTCGGGCTACCTCGTCATGGAGCTCGTCCGGGGCGAGACCCTCGCCGACCTGCTCGAGCGCGAGCGGAGGATCGCCCCGGCCGACCTCGTGCCGATCCTCGTCCAGGCCTGCCGGGGGCTGCACGCGGCGCACACCGCCGGCGTCGTCCACCGCGACGTCAAGCCCGCCAACGTCCTCATCGGGGCCAGCGGACAGGTCAAGCTCACCGACTTCGGCATCTCCCTCGCCGCCAACCAGGCGCCGATGACCTCCGCCGGCATGGTCATGGGCACCGCCCAGTACCTCCCGCCCGAGCAGGCCATGGGCAAGCCGGCGACGGCGGCCGGGGACGTCTACGCGCTCGGCGTCCTCGCCTACGAGTGCCTCGCCGGGCACCGGCCCTTCACCGGCGAGACGCAGGTCGACATCGCCTTCGCCCACGTCAACACCCCCCTCCCACCGCTGCCCGGCACGGTGCCCGCCCCGCTGCGGGCGGTCGTGGAGCAGATGCTCGCCAAGGACCCCGCCGCCCGACCCGCGTCGGCGCTGGCGTGCGCCCGCGCCCTGGAGACCGTGGCCGCCGACCTGGGCGCCGCACCCACCCGGCGCACCCGGCGCGAGCCGGTCGTCGACCGGGTCCGGCGGTCCCTGCTCGCCCCGCCGACCGGCGCGATGCCCCTGGCCGATCGCGGAGCCCGGGCACCGGAGGACCCCCTGCCCCGTCGACGCGAGATCCACCGGGCCTCCGACCGCTCGCCCCTCACCCCGGGCGGCCGCACGGCCGGGGCGCCGGGGGAGCCGTCGGACTCACGGCGTGGCGGCGGTGAGCGCCCCCTGCCGCCCGGGTCGACGGCGTTCGCCGGCCCACCGTCGTCGACGTCCGTCGCGGGCCCGCCCGCACCGCCGCCGGCGGTCCGCACCGCCGCCGCGGCCCCGCCCGGCGCCTCGCGCACCGCGACCCTCACCCCGCCGTCGGCAGCCCGACGGGCGACGTGGCTCGACGCCCCCGCTCCTCACCCGGACGACCTCGTCATGGTCGGGACGCTGCGGTCCGCGACCACCCCCGCGGCGGCGCACGACCCCGCGCGCACCCGTGCCGGCGCCGAGGACGGCGGGGACCGGGCGGCCACCCGCCGCGCGCTGCGCCGCGCGGCGCAGCGCTCCTGGACCGTCCCGACCTGGACGGAGGTCGCCGCCGACCGCATCTGGCTGCGCGCCATGGCGGTGGTCCTGGCGATCCTCGTGGCCCTGGCCCTCCTGGCCCTCGGTACGCTGGGCCGGGGCGGGAGCTCCGCCGCCGGCCCGCCGGCGACCGAGAGCACGATGCAGATCCGCACGACAGAGAAGGACGACTAG